The genomic interval AATACCGAAAGGAAGTGAATGTCAATAAAAACTTTTATCATCGATGAACAAGATTTAAGCTTAGAACAATTAGCTGATTTCTTAAAAGATAAACCCAAAGTAGCAATTTCAGAGTCCGTCAAAGGTAAAATCAGAAAAGGGCACTCAGTAATCCAGAATATTGTAAAATCCGGAGAAGTGGTTTACGGTGTAAATACAGGATTTGGAAAGTTTGCGGATGTGCGCATTGAACCCGATAAAACAAAAGAGCTTCAGCGCAAACTTGTCCTTAGCCACGCTGCAGGAATTGGAGACCCATTTGAGGAAGATATTGTTCGTTTGATGATGGTTTTGAAAATAAAAAACCTTTCCCAGGGATATAGCGGTGTACGGATTGAAGTTGTTGAACAGCTTGTAAATATGCTGAACAATGACATAATTCCAATAATCCCGGCAAAAGGTTCGGTTGGAGCTAGCGGTGATTTAGCACCTTTGGCGCATATGGCTTTAACCATGATTGGAGAAGGGCATTCGTTTGTAAAAGAAAAAGATGTTTTAGTAAAAATGACCTCTAAAGAGGCGCTAAAAATGGCAGGATTAAAACCACTGCACCTCATGGAAAAAGAAGGCCTGGCTATTTTAAACGGTACGCAAGCAATTCAGGCAAATGGGGTTTTGGCATTAATCTCTATGAAAAATCTCGTCAAATCCGCGGATATAATTGGTGCTATCAGCCTTGAGTGCCTGCATGGTACACTAACAGCATTTGACGAACGAATCCACAAGATTAGACGGCACCCCGGACAAGTGCAGGTTGCAGAAAATTTTAGAAATATCTTACAAGGAAGCCCGATTGTCGCCTCGCACAAACATTCTGATCATCGCGTTCAGGATGCGTATTGCCTGCGTTGCATTCCACAGGTTCATGGTTCTGTTAGGGATGGTCTGAAGCATGTGCAATCTGTTTTTGAAAGGGAGATAAATGGTGTGACTGATAATCCTTTGGTTTTCCCTGATAATGGGGATGTTCTTTCCGGTGGGAATTTTCATGGTGAACCTGTTGCATTAGCTGCAGATTATCTGGCTATAATTGCAGCGGAATTGGCCAATATTTCTGAGCGGCGTATTGAGCATATGATGGACTCTTCTTTAAGCGAGTTGGCTGGATTTCTTACCACCGAAGGTGGATTAAATTCCGGATTTATGATTGCACATGTGACGGCAGCCGCACTTGTATCAGAAAATAAAGTTTTGGCGCACCCCGCCAGTGTTGATTCAATTCCTACATCGGCTAATAAAGAAGATCATGTTAGTATGGGCACACATGCGGCGCGAAAGGCTTTGGAGGTTATAAAAAATGCTGTATATGTTTTGGCTGTTGAACTGATTTGTGGTTGTCAGGCATTGGATTTGAGAAAACCTGTCTCTCCATCCAAAGTTACTAAAGCTGTGCTTGATAAAGTTAGATCCAAAATAGACTATTGGGAAGAAGACAGGTTGATGAATACGGATATTGAAGAAGCTTACACCTTGATCAACAACAAATCAATTGTTGAAGTGGTAGAAAAGAAAACGGATAATTTACATTAACCCAAATTGGTTTTATTACAATAACAGCTCTTTTTGAATTGGTTTACCAGAGTGTTGTTTTTCATGTTCAAGCAGCCATTTTTTCTTTGCTAAACCAGCTGCATATCCTGTTAGTTGCCCATTTGATCCAATTACACGATGACAGGGAATGATTATCGCAATCCTGTTTTGTCCATTGGCCGCAGCTACTGCACGTACAGCTTTCGGCTTATTAAGTTTATTGGACTGATTTTGATAGGACCATGTTTCACCATACGGTATTTCCTGAAGAACTTCCCAGACAGTTTGTTGAAAAGGCGTACCCGGAGTACAAAGGGGGACTGTAAACTCTTTTCTATTTCCATCAAAATATTCTTCCAGCTCAGTTTGAACCTGATCTAAAATTTTATTTGATCCGGGTAAAATAACAGCATCCATTGTTTTGCTTAAATCCTGAAATTCTTGTTCTAACATTTTTCGGTCAGAGAACTCCAGCAGATACAATTTGTCTTC from Calditrichota bacterium carries:
- the hutH gene encoding histidine ammonia-lyase, producing MKTFIIDEQDLSLEQLADFLKDKPKVAISESVKGKIRKGHSVIQNIVKSGEVVYGVNTGFGKFADVRIEPDKTKELQRKLVLSHAAGIGDPFEEDIVRLMMVLKIKNLSQGYSGVRIEVVEQLVNMLNNDIIPIIPAKGSVGASGDLAPLAHMALTMIGEGHSFVKEKDVLVKMTSKEALKMAGLKPLHLMEKEGLAILNGTQAIQANGVLALISMKNLVKSADIIGAISLECLHGTLTAFDERIHKIRRHPGQVQVAENFRNILQGSPIVASHKHSDHRVQDAYCLRCIPQVHGSVRDGLKHVQSVFEREINGVTDNPLVFPDNGDVLSGGNFHGEPVALAADYLAIIAAELANISERRIEHMMDSSLSELAGFLTTEGGLNSGFMIAHVTAAALVSENKVLAHPASVDSIPTSANKEDHVSMGTHAARKALEVIKNAVYVLAVELICGCQALDLRKPVSPSKVTKAVLDKVRSKIDYWEEDRLMNTDIEEAYTLINNKSIVEVVEKKTDNLH